DNA sequence from the Methanofollis formosanus genome:
TCCTCGGTCGTCGGCGTGGTCTCGTCGGTGATGCAGAATATCGGGGCCGTGGTCGTCTTCCTCCCGGCGCTGCTGCGGATTGCAGAGAGTGTCAGGACCCCGCCCTCGCAGCTCCTGATGCCGGTGGGGTTTGCGGCGATCCTCGGCGGGACGATCACCATGGTCGGTTCAAGTCCGCTCATCCTCCTCAACGATATCATGCTCCAGAGCGGGTACGAACCCTTCGGGCTCTTCGCCCCGGCACCGATCGGGCTCACGCTCCTCCTGACCTGGATCGCGGTCTTCACGCTCTTCGGTCGGCATCTCCTCCCTTCCGCAGCCGGCGTCCCGGTGAAGGGGACGCAGGAAGAACTGGTCGCCGGATGGAACCTTCCTGCCGGGGTGCGCTACTGCCGCATCCCCGAGAAGAGCCCGCTCGTCGGGTTGACGAGGGAGGGGTCGGGGCTCACCGCCGGGTACGCCCTCCACCTCCTCGCCCTCGAGGAGGAAGGCGACGTCCTCTATGCGCCGTGGCGATACACGCGTTTTGTACCCGGGCAGGAACTTGCTGTTCTCGGGAGAGAAGAGGACTTTCTCAGGTTCGTCGATGACTATGAACTCGAGGTGAGCAGGGGGGAGGAGCAGACGGTGCTCGGACTTTCGCCGGCCAGCGCGGGGTTTGCCGAGGTGGTGGTGAGGCCGCACGCCGGGGTGGTGGGAAAGACACTCCGTGAACTTGCCCTGCGCAAGAACCAGGGGATCGAACCGCTTCTGCTGGTCTCAGGTGAGGAGGGGCCGTTCCACGAGTTTTCCGACCGGCCGCTGAAACCCGGAGACATCATCGTCGTGCACGGCCGGTGGGAACGGGTCAGGGCCTTCGCCGACGGCGCCAGGTTTGTGCTGGCCACGCCTCTGGAGGAGGCGGGGCTGCGGGAGTCGAGGGCCCCGGCCGCGGCGGCGTGTTTTGCGGGGGCGCTCCTGCTCACGTTCACGGGCGCTCCGATCGGCCTCTCCTTCTTTACCGGAGCGGTCGGGATGGTCCTCTTCGGGGTGGTCACCATCGGCGAGGCCTACCACGCTGTCGACTGGCGGACCATCGTCCTGATCGGCGGGTTGATCCCGCTGGGGATCGCGATGG
Encoded proteins:
- a CDS encoding SLC13 family permease, which produces MDIGMIAVIGVLFAAVVLFVTERFRVDVTAVVLLLTLAWLGLVTPAQAFSGFASNAVVAMAGVMVLGYGIDRAGLMHRLSEILMTRGEGSERRLFVRVSSVVGVVSSVMQNIGAVVVFLPALLRIAESVRTPPSQLLMPVGFAAILGGTITMVGSSPLILLNDIMLQSGYEPFGLFAPAPIGLTLLLTWIAVFTLFGRHLLPSAAGVPVKGTQEELVAGWNLPAGVRYCRIPEKSPLVGLTREGSGLTAGYALHLLALEEEGDVLYAPWRYTRFVPGQELAVLGREEDFLRFVDDYELEVSRGEEQTVLGLSPASAGFAEVVVRPHAGVVGKTLRELALRKNQGIEPLLLVSGEEGPFHEFSDRPLKPGDIIVVHGRWERVRAFADGARFVLATPLEEAGLRESRAPAAAACFAGALLLTFTGAPIGLSFFTGAVGMVLFGVVTIGEAYHAVDWRTIVLIGGLIPLGIAMETSGAAAAIASGLTAVLVGRPIFLVLLAFSLLTTFLSLFMSNAAATVLLVPLALAVGGGAGIDPAGLALLIGISASNSFLIPTHQVNALLMGPGGYHTRDYLRAGAVLTPLFALVSTLLVYLIYL